In Aureibaculum algae, the following are encoded in one genomic region:
- a CDS encoding RagB/SusD family nutrient uptake outer membrane protein — translation MKHILIKYAIVLFAIFSIVSCEDVLDTEAKDAFAEDLIYSDPDQAERVVFTAYNSTESWSINRFQWWTFRVNIEGASWEGKFNFKDLDNVYKMRGGWSPSNSGLAFNNRWANSWDYVRLISEFLGKIDDSPAMQEDPDKVNVLKAEMQFLRANIYSKLIKYYGGVPIMENALGLEDEFNLPRNSYEECVDFIVRELDAAAAVLPETQPDAWFGRATKLAALAVKSRTLLYAASQLHDPSTVPNGPLYDYNKGSKWQDAADAAKAVIDLVGARDLIAVSNATEYQNLFLSENEDILFARSYGNLYAEMANDINTLPDQAQSPSGYGGWGLVSPSHNFALEFNMADGTTTDGPTFDASKPNDNREMRYYADLNYQGANFRGRPVDYALADNPSVATPNGLDSPEGLGNTLHTSKTGYNIRKFQDESLSALTDLSADRPYILYRLSEIYLNYAEAVYNLGDEDMARMYVNKVSNRALQPDITSSGTDLLEAIKRERRIELCFEGHNFFDERRWMNQDHIGGYDIKGLTWKKAADGSLSFTEGTVITRPWYDYRYYLPIPQAEIEKAPALEQNFGY, via the coding sequence ATGAAACATATATTAATAAAATATGCAATCGTACTGTTCGCTATCTTTTCAATAGTTAGTTGTGAAGATGTACTAGATACAGAAGCAAAAGATGCTTTTGCTGAGGATTTAATTTACAGTGACCCTGATCAAGCTGAAAGAGTTGTTTTTACAGCGTATAATAGTACAGAGAGTTGGTCCATAAACCGTTTTCAATGGTGGACATTTAGAGTTAATATTGAAGGAGCCTCATGGGAAGGTAAATTTAATTTTAAAGATTTAGATAACGTTTATAAAATGAGAGGTGGATGGTCACCTAGTAACTCTGGTTTAGCATTCAATAATAGATGGGCAAACTCATGGGATTATGTTAGATTAATAAGTGAGTTTTTAGGTAAAATTGATGATAGTCCTGCTATGCAAGAAGATCCAGATAAAGTAAATGTCCTTAAAGCAGAAATGCAATTTTTAAGAGCCAATATTTATTCTAAATTAATAAAGTATTATGGAGGCGTTCCAATTATGGAAAATGCATTGGGATTGGAAGATGAATTTAATTTACCAAGAAACTCTTATGAAGAATGTGTTGACTTTATTGTTAGAGAATTAGATGCGGCAGCAGCTGTTTTACCTGAAACACAGCCAGATGCTTGGTTTGGAAGAGCTACAAAGCTAGCTGCATTAGCGGTAAAATCGCGTACTTTATTATATGCTGCCAGTCAATTACATGATCCAAGCACAGTTCCAAATGGTCCTTTGTACGATTATAATAAAGGATCTAAATGGCAAGATGCGGCTGATGCAGCAAAAGCGGTTATAGATTTAGTAGGTGCACGAGATTTAATTGCTGTGTCAAATGCGACAGAATATCAAAACTTATTTTTATCAGAAAATGAAGATATTTTGTTTGCAAGATCTTATGGTAATTTATATGCAGAAATGGCAAATGATATTAATACGTTGCCAGATCAAGCACAATCTCCTAGTGGATATGGGGGATGGGGACTGGTTTCACCATCTCATAATTTTGCTTTAGAGTTTAATATGGCTGACGGAACAACAACTGACGGTCCAACATTTGATGCTTCAAAGCCAAATGATAACAGAGAAATGAGATACTATGCTGATCTTAATTATCAAGGAGCTAACTTTAGAGGTCGTCCTGTAGATTATGCATTGGCGGATAACCCAAGTGTAGCAACCCCTAATGGCTTAGATTCACCAGAAGGATTGGGTAACACGCTACACACTTCTAAAACCGGATATAATATTAGGAAATTTCAAGATGAGAGCTTATCAGCATTAACAGATCTTTCCGCTGATCGTCCATATATTTTATACAGATTATCTGAAATTTATTTGAATTATGCAGAAGCAGTATATAATTTAGGTGATGAAGATATGGCTCGTATGTATGTGAATAAGGTTTCTAATAGAGCTTTACAACCTGATATTACTTCTAGTGGTACAGATTTGTTAGAAGCGATTAAAAGAGAAAGACGTATAGAACTTTGTTTTGAAGGTCATAACTTTTTTGATGAAAGAAGATGGATGAACCAAGACCATATTGGTGGTTATGACATTAAAGGTTTAACATGGAAAAAAGCTGCAGATGGGTCACTATCTTTTACTGAAGGAACCGTAATTACAAGACCTTGGTATGACTATAGATATTATTTACCTATTCCTCAAGCAGAAATAGAAAAAGCTCCAGCATTAGAACAAAACTTTGGATACTAA
- a CDS encoding MFS transporter, producing the protein MNSKANLKPTKKRYNILALIFGTVVINYLDRTNISVAASAISESMELSTVQMGLVFSAFGIAYAALQIPGGIIVDKVRLRLLYALMLFFWSIATLFQGFVGSFKILLGLRASIGVFEAPSYPANNAIVTKWFPETERASAIAIYTSGQFIGLAFLFPVLTLIQDKVGWRGLLIVSGVIGIVWAFVWYLFYRDPDQHKTVNKSELKLIKDGGGFAPNKNKTKKKEKFNWDDFFEAFKHKKLWGIYIGQFCMGSMSIFFLTWFPTYLVEYRGLDFIKSGFLASIPFLAAFCGVLLAGFSSDYLIKKGRTAEFSRKAPVLIGLSLSTLIIGANFTDSTFFIILFLTIAFFGNGLASITWVFVSLMAPKRIIGLVGGVFNLIGGLSAVIVPTVIGVLVKDGDFSPALFFIGALTIIGFLSFLLVVGKVKRIELKDDSSIENIEL; encoded by the coding sequence ATGAATTCAAAAGCTAATTTAAAACCAACTAAAAAGCGGTATAATATACTAGCACTAATTTTTGGTACAGTAGTTATCAATTACCTTGACAGAACTAATATCTCAGTAGCAGCTTCAGCAATAAGTGAATCGATGGAGCTAAGTACTGTACAAATGGGGCTTGTTTTTTCAGCCTTTGGCATTGCTTATGCAGCATTACAAATTCCAGGAGGTATTATTGTAGATAAAGTGAGGTTAAGATTGCTTTATGCCTTAATGTTATTTTTTTGGTCTATAGCAACTTTATTTCAAGGATTTGTAGGCTCTTTTAAAATCTTATTGGGTTTAAGAGCAAGTATAGGGGTTTTTGAAGCACCATCATATCCTGCAAATAATGCTATAGTAACGAAGTGGTTTCCCGAAACTGAACGGGCCTCGGCTATTGCAATATACACCTCAGGTCAATTTATTGGTCTGGCATTTTTATTCCCTGTTTTAACACTAATTCAAGATAAAGTGGGTTGGAGAGGTTTATTAATTGTTTCTGGTGTTATTGGAATTGTTTGGGCATTTGTTTGGTATCTATTTTATAGAGATCCAGATCAACATAAAACGGTTAATAAATCTGAATTAAAATTAATAAAAGATGGGGGTGGTTTTGCTCCTAATAAAAACAAAACTAAAAAAAAGGAGAAATTCAACTGGGATGATTTTTTTGAGGCATTTAAGCATAAAAAACTTTGGGGTATTTACATAGGTCAATTTTGTATGGGATCCATGTCTATCTTTTTTTTAACATGGTTTCCAACTTATTTAGTAGAATATCGTGGACTTGATTTTATAAAATCTGGTTTTCTGGCCTCAATTCCATTCTTAGCTGCTTTCTGTGGTGTACTTTTAGCTGGATTTTCTTCTGATTATTTGATAAAAAAAGGGAGAACAGCTGAGTTTTCGAGAAAGGCCCCTGTATTGATTGGTCTATCCTTATCAACATTAATAATCGGAGCCAACTTTACGGACAGTACGTTTTTTATAATCTTATTCTTAACCATAGCTTTTTTTGGAAACGGCCTTGCATCTATTACATGGGTGTTTGTGTCTTTAATGGCACCAAAGCGTATAATAGGGCTAGTAGGCGGTGTATTTAATTTAATTGGCGGTTTATCTGCTGTAATTGTTCCAACTGTAATAGGTGTTTTAGTAAAAGACGGTGACTTTAGTCCTGCATTGTTTTTTATTGGAGCATTAACAATAATCGGATTTTTGTCATTTTTATTAGTAGTTGGTAAGGTGAAAAGAATAGAATTAAAGGATGACAGTAGTATTGAAAATATAGAATTATGA
- a CDS encoding mandelate racemase/muconate lactonizing enzyme family protein, whose protein sequence is MKITAIKTFPVNIAGRSQLNIKVETDAGIYGWGASGITGRELAVIGVIENYRPLLIGKDPRQIGAIWQDLYRGQYFEGGRVLTAAISAIDIALYDIKGKALGVPVYELLGGKQRDYVECFASLRFSSKEELIEKSKTLLTEGWPMLRLAPAEYEEGKKASIFEPRKSIAIIAEWIIALRKEIGFAPTIGIDYHHRLTVPETVSFIKSMPVGTLDFIEEPIRDESPEAYECLRKMVDVPFAIGEEFASKWQFMPYIEKNITQFARVDVCNVGGITEAMKVASMAEIHYIDLLPHNPIGPICTAATIHLAAASPNFTWLEEMNTPVDNPGLDDSNYYPLQPKLEGSRYKVSDKPGLGIEFNEELAIKEGFVPVETPRLKRNDGSYTNW, encoded by the coding sequence ATGAAAATAACAGCAATTAAAACATTTCCTGTAAATATTGCAGGTAGAAGCCAGTTAAACATAAAAGTTGAAACGGACGCGGGTATTTATGGATGGGGAGCTTCAGGAATAACGGGTAGAGAACTTGCCGTAATTGGTGTAATTGAGAACTATCGCCCTTTATTAATTGGTAAAGACCCAAGACAAATTGGGGCTATTTGGCAAGATTTATATCGGGGACAATATTTTGAAGGAGGTCGTGTGCTAACTGCAGCCATTTCTGCAATAGATATTGCATTATATGATATTAAGGGAAAGGCACTTGGAGTTCCTGTTTATGAATTGCTTGGCGGAAAACAACGTGATTATGTTGAGTGTTTTGCTTCATTACGATTTAGCAGTAAGGAAGAATTAATAGAAAAGTCTAAAACATTACTTACGGAAGGGTGGCCAATGTTACGATTGGCACCTGCAGAATATGAAGAAGGAAAAAAAGCTTCCATTTTTGAACCTAGAAAATCTATTGCTATAATTGCCGAATGGATAATTGCTTTGAGAAAAGAGATTGGATTTGCACCGACAATCGGAATAGACTATCATCATCGTTTAACCGTACCCGAAACAGTTTCGTTCATTAAAAGTATGCCAGTTGGCACACTTGATTTTATAGAAGAACCTATAAGAGATGAGTCCCCCGAAGCTTATGAATGTTTGAGGAAAATGGTTGATGTTCCATTCGCCATAGGTGAAGAATTTGCCAGTAAATGGCAATTTATGCCCTATATTGAAAAAAATATTACGCAATTTGCGAGAGTAGATGTTTGTAATGTTGGTGGAATTACAGAAGCAATGAAGGTTGCCTCAATGGCTGAAATACATTATATAGACCTATTACCTCATAATCCAATAGGACCAATTTGTACCGCAGCAACAATACATTTAGCAGCTGCTAGTCCAAATTTCACATGGTTAGAAGAAATGAATACACCTGTAGATAACCCTGGTTTAGACGATTCCAATTACTATCCTTTGCAACCAAAATTAGAAGGTTCAAGGTATAAGGTATCAGATAAACCTGGTCTTGGCATTGAGTTTAATGAAGAATTGGCAATTAAAGAAGGTTTTGTGCCAGTAGAAACGCCACGGCTTAAAAGAAATGATGGTTCATATACGAACTGGTAA
- a CDS encoding arylsulfatase, which translates to MIFSKNQLVIVALLFTFMFNSFGQQSSIKKEIRPNIIIMMTDDQGYGDIGSHGNPYLKTPHIESIGEQGIEMTNFMSYPNCSASRAALLTGRYPYRTGVTAVTQVDHFMNASEVTIAEILSDNGYRTGIFGKWHVGDNHPMRPTDQGFQEALVHKGGGIGQAAGPVGNTYFDPVLEHNNVSTKYNGYCDDIFTDAALDFIDKNDDRPFFTYLATNLPHFPLQVPDKKAEPFRKMGLHEDNALTYGMIDNIDTNVGRVLDKLKELGIEENTIVIFLSDNGPRQRRTKNDVYPGRWVANLRGTKTSVYDAGIRVPFYVKWPGKLSIDKKTNIMGTMIDILPTVLDAVKIEIPKEVKIDGKSLLPLWSNNDTSLLVNREFIVQMHYGPTPFKYMHFAVRGQKYKLVSPHDFPHGILYQPTDEELENTLSNLELYDIENDPSERIDLASKHPKIVEELLEKYENWFDEVTEERDAKGIQRIYLGTKAQPIVNLSRFDWGGARVISKNELGYWRVKTEAGLYKITLNLPEIKEDGVAHIKYGDIHVAIQIKKGQKNVIFKEVKIPSGFGNFQAFVKVKRLAMGPLFVNVERLNR; encoded by the coding sequence ATGATATTTTCAAAAAATCAATTAGTTATAGTTGCTTTATTATTTACTTTTATGTTCAATTCGTTTGGACAACAATCTTCAATAAAAAAAGAAATTAGACCAAACATTATTATTATGATGACTGATGATCAAGGTTATGGTGATATTGGTTCTCATGGTAATCCATATTTGAAGACACCTCATATTGAATCTATTGGCGAACAAGGAATCGAAATGACTAATTTTATGTCATATCCAAATTGTTCCGCTTCAAGGGCAGCCTTGTTAACAGGAAGATACCCTTATCGAACCGGTGTAACGGCAGTTACACAGGTAGATCATTTTATGAATGCTTCAGAAGTTACCATTGCGGAAATTTTGAGTGATAATGGATACAGAACCGGTATTTTTGGTAAATGGCATGTGGGTGACAATCATCCAATGCGTCCAACAGATCAAGGCTTTCAGGAAGCATTAGTACACAAAGGTGGTGGAATAGGCCAAGCTGCTGGTCCCGTTGGAAATACTTATTTCGACCCAGTATTAGAACACAATAATGTCTCAACAAAATACAATGGTTATTGTGATGATATTTTTACAGATGCCGCGTTAGATTTTATAGATAAAAACGACGATAGACCTTTTTTTACATATTTAGCAACCAACTTACCGCATTTTCCGCTCCAAGTTCCCGATAAAAAAGCAGAACCCTTCAGAAAAATGGGTTTGCATGAAGACAACGCATTAACCTATGGTATGATTGACAATATTGATACTAATGTTGGACGAGTTTTAGATAAATTAAAAGAATTAGGGATTGAAGAAAATACCATAGTGATCTTTCTATCTGATAATGGACCAAGACAAAGAAGAACAAAAAATGATGTATACCCAGGGCGGTGGGTAGCTAATTTGCGAGGCACTAAAACAAGTGTTTATGATGCTGGAATAAGGGTGCCGTTTTATGTGAAATGGCCAGGTAAATTGTCTATCGATAAAAAAACCAATATTATGGGAACAATGATAGATATTTTACCCACTGTATTAGATGCAGTAAAAATTGAAATACCCAAAGAAGTAAAAATAGACGGAAAATCTTTATTGCCACTATGGAGTAATAATGATACTAGTTTACTTGTAAATCGTGAGTTTATTGTGCAAATGCATTATGGTCCAACTCCATTTAAATATATGCACTTTGCTGTAAGAGGTCAAAAATATAAGCTTGTGAGTCCGCACGATTTTCCACATGGAATATTATATCAGCCGACAGATGAAGAATTGGAAAATACTCTTTCAAATTTAGAATTGTATGATATAGAAAATGACCCAAGTGAAAGAATTGATTTAGCAAGTAAGCACCCTAAAATTGTTGAAGAATTGCTCGAAAAATATGAAAATTGGTTCGATGAGGTAACCGAAGAAAGAGACGCAAAAGGGATACAAAGAATATACTTAGGAACTAAGGCACAGCCTATTGTTAACCTTTCTAGGTTTGATTGGGGTGGGGCAAGGGTTATATCTAAAAATGAATTAGGCTATTGGAGGGTTAAAACGGAAGCTGGTTTATATAAAATAACATTAAACCTTCCTGAGATTAAAGAAGATGGGGTAGCTCATATTAAATACGGAGATATTCACGTAGCTATTCAAATAAAGAAAGGGCAAAAAAATGTAATTTTTAAAGAAGTAAAGATCCCGAGTGGCTTTGGTAATTTTCAAGCGTTTGTAAAAGTCAAAAGATTAGCAATGGGTCCTTTATTTGTTAATGTTGAAAGACTTAATAGGTAA